In the Nitrospirales bacterium LBB_01 genome, one interval contains:
- a CDS encoding type II secretion system protein, with translation MKRQGFSIIEVVVVVAIMGILITLFVSTLTGQRPKNAIEGNIKQMYSDLAEMRVKAMSENKAYGIVWTLTANNDFQGYTMRGDSNANDNITDTGGYTTIRTSDNMTYPVAPLSTMRITNLIFNGKGICMNAECSSTPGFQIFASCTDCDDNGVLPADTSANCDNIKYPEYSCLVVSSTRIKMGKWCDANGNGVFDAGECTIK, from the coding sequence ATGAAACGGCAGGGCTTCTCTATCATTGAGGTTGTAGTTGTGGTTGCTATAATGGGGATACTTATAACCCTGTTTGTAAGCACACTTACCGGTCAAAGGCCAAAAAATGCAATAGAGGGCAATATCAAACAAATGTATTCAGACCTTGCAGAAATGAGGGTTAAGGCTATGAGTGAGAACAAGGCTTATGGAATAGTCTGGACACTGACGGCTAACAACGATTTTCAGGGCTACACAATGCGCGGCGACTCAAATGCTAACGACAACATAACCGACACCGGTGGATATACAACAATCAGAACCTCAGATAATATGACCTATCCGGTTGCCCCTCTTTCAACAATGAGGATAACAAACCTTATTTTTAATGGGAAAGGAATCTGTATGAACGCCGAATGTTCTAGCACTCCTGGATTTCAGATTTTCGCCAGTTGCACAGACTGTGATGATAATGGGGTTTTACCGGCAGACACATCAGCTAATTGTGATAATATAAAATATCCCGAGTACTCCTGTTTAGTGGTATCAAGTACGAGGATAAAAATGGGTAAATGGTGTGACGCTAACGGAAACGGGGTGTTTGACGCCGGTGAATGTACAATTAAATAG
- the waaF gene encoding lipopolysaccharide heptosyltransferase II has protein sequence MGDAVMTLPALRALRNAYKDSRISVLAKEAVLPLFENDPNVDALVKYAKTHEKLLGKLSLSSLLRAEKYDETILFQNAFDAALVTFLAGIKKRTGYDRDARGLFLTKRIPINKQTLKLHHVSYYLNLLRETGIVAPYMLPWIYLTLAERLSARETLQPLKRPIVGINPQAAYGSAKCWSADNYVSVINHIVTNLNGSVVIFGTDTSNKLPIDSLKGIVTENTYLDLTGKTGLRQLCALISECDAVITNDSGPMHIAYATATPLVAIFGSTSFELTGPPEIPKDCQHSFPYRVLHKSLDCSPCFRRTCPHGHLKCMTSITPDEVCEALRDILCTNKAVFFDRDGTICEDAHYLNDFKDFKPFKGIDDLRKLKEKGYLLIGVTNQSGIARGIVNETFVQEINNLFIEKYSFDGFYYCKHVSADKCACRKPSPGMLYKARTDFKIDLKNSFMVGDKDADINVGIAVGASPVYMESKKYLLTVPDIKRISSLAELLGMLCL, from the coding sequence GTGGGAGACGCCGTGATGACGCTCCCTGCGCTGAGGGCTTTACGAAATGCCTATAAAGACAGCCGCATAAGCGTGCTTGCAAAGGAGGCTGTGCTGCCTCTTTTTGAAAATGATCCAAATGTTGACGCTCTGGTTAAGTACGCTAAAACTCATGAAAAACTCCTCGGCAAACTTAGTCTCTCATCCCTGCTACGAGCTGAGAAATATGATGAGACAATCCTGTTTCAAAACGCCTTTGATGCTGCGCTTGTCACGTTTTTAGCCGGAATTAAAAAAAGAACTGGCTATGACAGGGATGCAAGAGGGCTGTTTTTGACTAAGAGAATCCCTATAAACAAGCAGACTCTAAAACTTCACCATGTGTCGTACTATTTAAATCTGCTCAGAGAGACTGGAATTGTTGCTCCGTACATGCTGCCGTGGATATATCTGACACTGGCTGAGAGACTATCGGCAAGAGAAACACTTCAGCCGCTTAAGCGCCCAATCGTTGGTATTAATCCTCAGGCTGCTTATGGCTCAGCAAAATGCTGGTCTGCCGATAACTATGTATCAGTAATTAACCACATAGTGACTAATCTTAACGGCTCTGTCGTTATCTTTGGAACCGATACTTCAAATAAACTCCCGATTGATTCATTAAAAGGCATTGTCACAGAAAATACGTATTTGGATTTAACCGGAAAGACAGGCTTGCGACAGTTGTGTGCTCTAATATCTGAGTGTGACGCCGTTATAACCAATGATTCAGGCCCCATGCACATTGCCTATGCTACGGCAACCCCGTTAGTTGCAATATTTGGCTCTACATCTTTTGAGCTTACCGGGCCTCCTGAGATACCCAAAGACTGTCAACACAGTTTTCCGTATAGAGTTCTGCATAAGTCCCTTGATTGCTCACCGTGTTTTAGACGCACCTGCCCGCATGGTCACCTTAAGTGCATGACATCAATAACGCCCGATGAGGTGTGTGAGGCTCTCAGAGATATTCTTTGTACCAACAAAGCCGTGTTTTTTGACCGTGATGGAACAATCTGCGAGGATGCCCACTATTTGAATGACTTTAAGGATTTTAAACCGTTTAAAGGCATTGATGATTTAAGGAAACTTAAAGAAAAAGGCTATCTGCTGATAGGGGTCACAAATCAATCAGGCATTGCGCGCGGTATTGTCAATGAAACATTTGTGCAGGAGATAAATAACTTATTCATAGAAAAGTATAGCTTTGATGGTTTTTATTACTGTAAGCATGTCAGCGCTGACAAGTGCGCCTGTAGAAAACCCTCGCCGGGAATGCTTTATAAGGCGCGCACAGATTTTAAAATTGATTTAAAAAACTCTTTTATGGTTGGCGACAAAGACGCTGACATCAATGTAGGTATTGCCGTTGGCGCCTCCCCCGTGTATATGGAATCTAAAAAATATCTCCTCACAGTGCCCGATATCAAAAGGATTTCTTCATTAGCGGAACTTCTGGGCATGTTGTGCCTGTAA
- a CDS encoding Hsp20/alpha crystallin family protein, protein MSNETQELSGVVEKPERTRVAKVYTPAVDIVEKAGEIVLTADMPGVDEGSVEVTLQDNVLTIYGTVGHMAPDGYTLSYAEYKVGDYERSFTLSEQIQKDKIEAKLQNGVLNLVLPKVDEVKTRKIEIKTAA, encoded by the coding sequence ATGTCAAATGAAACACAAGAGTTATCGGGGGTAGTGGAAAAACCAGAGAGGACAAGGGTGGCTAAGGTTTATACGCCGGCTGTGGATATTGTGGAAAAGGCCGGGGAGATAGTGCTGACGGCTGATATGCCAGGCGTTGATGAGGGTTCAGTTGAAGTAACTCTGCAAGACAATGTACTGACCATCTACGGAACAGTGGGGCATATGGCGCCAGATGGCTACACGCTCTCATACGCTGAGTACAAGGTGGGTGACTATGAAAGAAGTTTTACACTTTCAGAGCAGATACAGAAAGACAAAATAGAAGCAAAGCTGCAAAACGGAGTGTTAAACCTCGTACTTCCTAAAGTTGATGAGGTAAAGACAAGGAAAATAGAAATCAAAACAGCTGCTTAA
- a CDS encoding HDOD domain-containing protein, which yields MQKKILAYIEKIPALSPTIAKIVSLTNNDSSSAADLVQVVKLDPTLTTKVLNLINSAYFGIQQKVTSINRAIILLGMNTIKNLALSAEVLSSFNPSHGASFNVDKFWEHSLATAVACKLLSNDVIADPAKREEFFIAGLIHDIGKIFLIKHFPRDYFPIAKKTIEYERLIVKEKKFFSMDHAEIGALIAEKWALSPDLVKAIRYHHDKTGGNEKFPMVPVVYIANYHCKVNGYDDDVAAAVTAPLTDTDWKRLSMSAQKGLEILETLPVKVDEAKAFLQVRNVTEEETAKTMKANEDD from the coding sequence ATGCAAAAGAAAATTTTAGCTTATATAGAAAAGATTCCGGCGCTCTCGCCGACTATCGCAAAGATTGTGTCTCTAACCAATAACGATAGCTCTTCTGCCGCAGACCTTGTGCAGGTTGTAAAGCTTGACCCAACGCTTACCACAAAGGTGTTAAATTTAATTAACTCTGCATACTTTGGCATACAGCAGAAGGTGACGTCCATTAACCGCGCCATTATCCTGCTTGGCATGAACACTATCAAGAATCTCGCACTTAGTGCCGAGGTGCTTTCCTCATTTAATCCCTCACACGGCGCCTCCTTTAATGTGGACAAATTCTGGGAACACAGCCTTGCCACTGCCGTTGCTTGTAAACTGCTGTCAAATGATGTAATTGCAGACCCTGCAAAACGGGAGGAGTTTTTCATCGCGGGGCTGATTCACGATATTGGAAAGATTTTTTTAATAAAACATTTTCCACGTGATTATTTCCCTATTGCTAAGAAAACGATTGAATACGAAAGATTGATAGTTAAGGAGAAGAAATTTTTTTCTATGGACCATGCAGAAATCGGGGCACTGATAGCCGAAAAATGGGCACTGTCGCCGGATCTGGTCAAAGCTATCCGCTACCATCACGACAAAACAGGCGGCAATGAGAAATTCCCCATGGTGCCGGTTGTTTACATTGCCAACTATCACTGTAAAGTCAACGGCTATGACGACGATGTAGCGGCTGCAGTTACTGCGCCTCTTACCGATACTGATTGGAAGCGTCTTAGTATGAGCGCTCAAAAAGGCCTTGAAATTTTAGAGACCCTTCCTGTTAAGGTTGACGAGGCTAAGGCTTTCCTGCAGGTAAGGAATGTCACTGAAGAGGAGACAGCAAAAACAATGAAAGCTAATGAGGACGATTAA
- a CDS encoding UvrD-helicase domain-containing protein: protein MTNTVLKRDDTEVFPHVVILKASAGSGKTHTLTKRYVQFVLSSEIPENRLRNILAVTFSNNAAKEMRQRIVLWLKEICLNYNSRVTEIKKIINLPEEEIKRRSCLLIDEILNHYSDFQVKTIDSFMASVFKASVLDLGYEPDFEILLNGDDIMEYAFEVFLRSVREGTHHGAMVSDIVRIIMENRSEDSRFLWDPSRTILEEIKKIYKKISKTKSVQIVYGNTNDAEKIKGKIKDAALKLDELIEGSELSRSGNSSFGEILKSVQMGNFADIINRGLKNPPIKKPAKKSSESELVLYDEAVSVWRGLTSLIGQFAEIFSRTYFIPFIRAYEAFAATLQHAKKQKGKVFIEDISRRLSLYIDGDIVPDVYFRLGETIYHYLIDEFQDTSPIQWKNLYPLIENSLSQGGSLFAVGDTKQAIYGFRDADYSIMKSFESEDVENRPFLSAEHRVTELSVNFRSQQPILDFNEEIFKHILPQNETYNFAAQLSGLSDYTQTAKNIASNGFVRVDTVSALTDSDETSETEPVKQKLYAILDDLKLRGYKYKDIAVLTMKNDDVVTISTWLNEKGIENQNDNSESVPFISYSSLDIRKTNAACEIVALLNFLDSPLDDLSFATFLSGRIFAAAAALNNQTITLDDIRTFLFNHRRENSPLYKCFQADYPELWNTFFEQLFNSAGYFPLYDLVTEIYRVFKVFDETQMSSEASLVKILEVIKTFEETGKNSLRDFVNFAAEGDGASQEWNIDVPKTEDAVSVMTVHKSKGLGFPVTIVILYAQKDRPFDYILEGDTDVSLLKLNKKILAAISHYDDNSPLNSLYEKEKTKELVNKLNALYVSLTRAKNELYVILATNGGKYPFELFPEGDTEAGRRVLYSDASEDTSTDVMPILHTLRPPYHFGVNLTPINIGEKQRGDFIHRVLSFVDYISDDFKNTLNRIVEMVNLEYGNLYNVKETTESLLRFLQHDDIKPYFIHAKERVLKKEQEYTTATGVTLRMDRVVIDNDSVCVIDYKTGRAHDEMGYVSQIKDYLRILREFYPNKNCTGLIAYTDMQGSSLIK, encoded by the coding sequence ATGACAAATACGGTGCTTAAACGGGATGACACTGAGGTGTTTCCTCATGTTGTTATCCTAAAGGCATCGGCTGGCTCCGGTAAAACCCATACCCTTACCAAGCGCTATGTCCAGTTTGTTCTTTCAAGTGAGATACCTGAAAACCGCCTCAGAAATATTCTTGCCGTCACATTTTCCAATAATGCCGCTAAAGAGATGCGGCAGCGTATTGTCCTCTGGTTAAAGGAAATATGTCTTAATTACAATTCACGAGTTACTGAAATTAAGAAGATTATCAATCTGCCGGAGGAGGAGATTAAAAGACGCTCCTGTCTCCTGATTGATGAGATACTAAACCACTACTCGGATTTTCAGGTTAAAACCATAGACAGCTTTATGGCCTCTGTGTTTAAGGCTTCTGTGCTTGATTTAGGGTATGAACCGGACTTTGAAATCCTGCTTAACGGCGATGATATTATGGAGTATGCCTTTGAGGTGTTTTTACGCAGCGTCAGAGAGGGCACACACCACGGAGCTATGGTGTCAGACATAGTGAGGATTATCATGGAAAACCGCTCGGAGGATTCCCGATTTCTGTGGGACCCTTCACGTACAATTTTGGAGGAAATAAAGAAAATATACAAGAAAATCTCTAAGACGAAGTCTGTGCAGATTGTTTATGGAAACACCAATGATGCGGAAAAAATAAAGGGGAAAATAAAAGACGCAGCTCTAAAACTTGATGAGTTGATAGAAGGCTCGGAACTTTCACGAAGCGGTAACAGCTCATTTGGAGAAATATTAAAGAGTGTGCAAATGGGGAATTTTGCAGATATTATAAACCGGGGACTAAAGAACCCTCCGATAAAAAAGCCGGCTAAAAAAAGCTCGGAATCAGAACTTGTTCTTTATGATGAGGCAGTCTCTGTTTGGAGAGGTCTTACGTCTCTCATTGGGCAATTTGCAGAGATTTTCAGCCGCACGTATTTTATCCCGTTTATAAGAGCGTATGAGGCTTTTGCTGCAACGCTGCAACATGCTAAGAAACAAAAGGGCAAGGTTTTTATTGAAGACATAAGCAGACGGCTCTCCCTTTACATTGACGGCGATATTGTCCCTGACGTTTATTTCCGGCTTGGAGAGACCATCTATCACTACCTGATTGATGAGTTTCAGGATACATCCCCGATTCAGTGGAAAAATCTGTATCCTCTGATAGAAAACTCATTATCACAGGGAGGCAGCCTATTTGCCGTTGGGGATACTAAACAGGCGATTTATGGCTTTAGGGACGCCGACTATAGTATTATGAAATCGTTTGAATCTGAGGATGTAGAAAACCGTCCATTTTTGTCAGCCGAGCATAGGGTTACAGAACTCAGCGTGAATTTTAGATCGCAACAACCTATCCTTGATTTTAACGAGGAGATTTTTAAACACATTCTGCCTCAAAATGAGACATATAATTTTGCAGCCCAACTAAGCGGTCTTTCCGATTATACCCAAACTGCCAAAAACATAGCATCCAACGGATTTGTCAGAGTGGATACCGTAAGCGCTCTTACAGATAGCGATGAGACGTCAGAAACTGAGCCGGTAAAACAAAAGCTATATGCAATTTTGGATGACTTAAAATTGCGTGGCTATAAATACAAAGACATAGCAGTGCTTACTATGAAAAACGACGATGTCGTCACAATTTCAACATGGCTTAACGAAAAAGGCATTGAGAACCAGAATGACAACTCTGAGTCCGTACCGTTTATATCATACAGCAGTCTTGACATACGAAAAACCAATGCTGCGTGTGAAATTGTCGCTCTTCTTAACTTTCTTGACTCACCGCTTGATGACCTATCCTTTGCAACATTTCTTAGCGGCAGGATATTTGCGGCTGCTGCAGCACTTAATAACCAGACGATTACTTTGGATGACATCCGAACGTTTCTTTTTAACCATAGGAGAGAGAACTCTCCGCTTTATAAGTGTTTTCAGGCTGATTACCCGGAGCTTTGGAACACTTTTTTTGAGCAGCTTTTTAACTCTGCCGGATATTTCCCACTGTATGACCTTGTTACGGAAATTTACCGAGTGTTTAAGGTATTTGATGAGACGCAGATGAGTTCGGAGGCGTCACTGGTAAAAATCCTTGAGGTGATTAAAACGTTTGAAGAGACCGGCAAAAACAGCTTGAGAGACTTTGTTAATTTTGCAGCCGAGGGGGATGGCGCATCTCAGGAGTGGAATATAGATGTGCCAAAGACAGAGGATGCCGTATCTGTGATGACAGTGCATAAGTCTAAGGGGCTTGGGTTTCCGGTTACTATAGTTATTCTGTATGCGCAGAAAGACAGACCGTTTGATTATATTTTAGAGGGAGACACTGATGTGAGTCTCCTAAAGTTAAATAAAAAGATTCTTGCCGCTATTTCACATTATGACGATAACAGTCCTCTAAATTCTCTCTATGAAAAGGAGAAAACCAAAGAGCTGGTTAATAAATTAAACGCTCTATACGTCTCTTTGACAAGGGCAAAAAACGAACTTTACGTTATCCTTGCCACAAATGGTGGGAAATATCCGTTTGAACTTTTCCCTGAGGGCGACACCGAGGCAGGGCGGAGAGTTTTATACTCAGACGCCTCTGAGGATACCTCTACAGATGTGATGCCGATACTTCACACACTAAGACCGCCATATCACTTTGGTGTAAACCTAACGCCTATAAATATTGGAGAAAAGCAACGAGGAGATTTTATTCACAGGGTACTCAGTTTTGTTGATTACATATCAGATGACTTTAAAAACACGCTAAACAGGATTGTTGAAATGGTAAATCTTGAATATGGAAATTTATACAATGTGAAAGAAACAACTGAGTCGCTCTTAAGGTTTTTACAACATGATGACATAAAACCATACTTTATTCACGCAAAGGAAAGAGTATTAAAAAAAGAACAGGAGTACACAACTGCAACAGGAGTTACATTAAGGATGGACAGAGTGGTGATTGATAATGATAGTGTCTGCGTGATTGATTACAAAACCGGCAGGGCACATGATGAGATGGGGTACGTGTCGCAGATAAAAGACTATTTGCGAATTTTGCGTGAGTTCTATCCAAATAAGAATTGCACCGGTCTTATTGCTTACACGGACATGCAGGGGAGTTCGCTTATTAAGTAG
- a CDS encoding prepilin-type N-terminal cleavage/methylation domain-containing protein, with protein MLFTIVGKLLTRSNPVEGFLLDKEIYKKTGFLLVGRNDRREGFLSVILLSFFVSFLSFFVIPAKAGIHFLIGRVNYKGIKVNNGFTLIEALMAMVILTVVLLGLLQAIIIASDATTKNILRDNAVNVAKQEIEAQRNIASMSGVASVVTNANYTSNVTIKNFNLTYNLNRAVTYMADSAKVDLYITWTYKGQNYTYNTSTIIGTY; from the coding sequence ATGTTGTTCACAATAGTAGGGAAACTGTTGACGAGGTCAAATCCGGTGGAAGGTTTTCTGTTAGATAAGGAAATATATAAAAAGACTGGATTCCTGCTCGTAGGCAGGAATGACAGAAGAGAGGGTTTTCTTTCTGTCATTCTTCTTTCTTTTTTTGTCAGTTTTCTTTCCTTTTTTGTCATTCCTGCGAAGGCAGGAATCCATTTTTTAATTGGCAGAGTTAACTACAAAGGTATTAAAGTAAACAACGGCTTTACGCTGATAGAGGCGCTGATGGCGATGGTTATACTGACTGTCGTCCTGCTTGGGCTGTTACAGGCTATAATTATAGCTTCTGATGCGACAACAAAAAACATTCTCAGGGATAATGCTGTAAATGTGGCAAAGCAGGAGATTGAAGCTCAGCGAAACATTGCATCAATGAGTGGTGTTGCCTCTGTTGTTACAAATGCTAATTATACCAGTAACGTTACCATTAAAAACTTTAATTTAACTTACAACCTAAACAGAGCTGTAACCTATATGGCTGACAGCGCTAAGGTTGATCTCTATATAACATGGACATACAAAGGGCAAAACTATACCTATAACACATCAACTATCATAGGGACGTATTGA
- a CDS encoding prepilin-type N-terminal cleavage/methylation domain-containing protein, translating into MRKNAFTLVELVVALFILSAILAATFATFITLSKSFKSETKLTETQIEDVLGLNIMRYDLEMAGYALPWTLPLVPSPALSEAASDGTYTVNPNTFNDLPANAPRAVIISNNTGDGGSDVLAVKSLVATAGDTSSTGSLTKKYTVRYKVAGVGTTQVWSDATRDFQNGDNVIVMNTGTTSTVARTLQQNAGCNWYTTWPSSAACLDQGSATDVNLIYGLTTSTPRMPFNRVDYYLKRPAAFSSKCHQSAYTFYRGVIANNTTANGGKRTDQPIMDCVLDFQVALGLNTGAGALTWVAASGAAGSVTDLTTAATVRTYLREVKVFVLLQDGQFDKDFTYASSNVVIGDSNITLRNYDLTALTNYQNYKWKVVTIDAKTVNIN; encoded by the coding sequence ATGAGAAAAAATGCATTTACTCTTGTTGAGCTTGTAGTGGCTCTTTTTATCCTTTCAGCGATACTTGCCGCTACGTTTGCTACTTTTATTACTCTTTCAAAAAGTTTTAAATCAGAAACCAAGCTGACTGAGACTCAGATAGAAGATGTACTTGGTCTTAACATAATGAGATATGATTTGGAAATGGCCGGCTACGCTCTTCCATGGACACTGCCATTAGTGCCGTCGCCAGCTCTATCGGAGGCTGCAAGTGATGGCACATACACAGTAAACCCAAACACATTTAACGATTTGCCGGCTAATGCGCCAAGAGCCGTCATCATTAGTAACAATACTGGAGACGGCGGCTCTGACGTGCTTGCCGTCAAATCCCTTGTTGCCACAGCAGGCGATACAAGCAGTACAGGCAGCCTTACAAAAAAATACACTGTACGATATAAGGTAGCTGGAGTTGGTACAACTCAAGTATGGAGTGATGCAACACGGGATTTTCAAAATGGCGATAATGTGATAGTAATGAATACCGGAACTACATCAACAGTGGCAAGAACTTTACAGCAAAACGCCGGCTGCAACTGGTACACAACCTGGCCAAGCAGCGCCGCTTGTTTAGACCAGGGTTCTGCCACTGACGTCAATTTAATATACGGTTTAACTACATCTACACCTCGTATGCCTTTTAACCGCGTGGATTATTACCTTAAAAGACCTGCAGCATTCTCTTCAAAGTGCCACCAGAGCGCATACACTTTTTACAGAGGCGTGATTGCTAACAATACAACCGCAAATGGCGGCAAACGAACCGACCAGCCGATTATGGACTGTGTTTTAGATTTTCAGGTGGCGTTAGGTCTTAATACGGGTGCTGGTGCGCTTACGTGGGTAGCTGCCTCTGGAGCGGCTGGCTCAGTAACTGATTTAACCACTGCTGCCACCGTACGTACTTATCTTAGAGAGGTAAAGGTTTTTGTTTTGCTTCAGGATGGACAGTTTGATAAGGATTTCACTTATGCAAGCTCAAATGTTGTCATTGGGGACAGTAATATTACCCTTAGAAATTACGACTTAACAGCCCTGACCAATTACCAGAACTATAAATGGAAAGTGGTTACAATAGATGCAAAAACAGTTAACATTAATTGA
- the bioF gene encoding 8-amino-7-oxononanoate synthase: MPLTRFEEHLSALKNKHLYRTITDRENAQGKTISLNGKTLINFSSNDYLGLSYNPEIIKHTKKYLDTFGTGGGASRLLHGGTHLHTELEALTAQLKQTESALSFSSGFSANVSVIPALTDANTSIFSDELNHASIIDGVRLSSAVKYIYRHNDAKHLSELMSADRNPNKMVVTESVFSMDGDIAPIDSINELCKANNALLYIDDAHGTGVIGKGCGVLAHFGINPEPHIIQMGTYSKALGSIGGFVACSSVITDYLINTARGFIFSTALPSYVAAASIAAIEFVMKNPEIINQLMNNIRFLKTALKDIGISVNPSDTAIVPVYLDSVKETLRVSDYLQQKGFRVPAIRPKTVKTPRLRISVTALHTEYDLVSLAEAMKEVLAVT, from the coding sequence ATGCCATTAACACGTTTTGAAGAGCATTTATCAGCTCTTAAAAACAAACATCTCTATAGAACCATCACAGACAGAGAAAACGCACAGGGGAAAACCATTTCCCTTAATGGCAAAACACTCATAAATTTCAGTTCTAATGATTACCTTGGGCTGTCTTATAATCCTGAAATCATCAAACATACAAAGAAGTATTTAGATACCTTTGGTACAGGCGGCGGAGCTTCAAGACTTCTTCATGGAGGCACACACTTGCACACTGAGTTAGAAGCTCTGACAGCTCAACTTAAACAAACCGAATCAGCACTTAGCTTCTCATCAGGGTTTTCTGCAAATGTCTCAGTGATTCCAGCTCTTACCGATGCTAATACCAGCATATTCAGTGATGAGCTAAATCATGCAAGCATAATTGACGGGGTGCGGCTTAGCAGTGCTGTAAAATATATTTACCGTCATAATGATGCTAAACACTTATCGGAGTTAATGTCAGCAGACAGAAACCCAAATAAGATGGTAGTTACCGAATCGGTTTTCAGCATGGATGGCGATATTGCGCCAATTGACAGCATTAATGAACTTTGTAAAGCGAATAACGCTTTGCTTTACATTGATGATGCTCATGGAACCGGCGTAATCGGTAAGGGCTGCGGCGTACTCGCTCACTTTGGCATTAACCCTGAGCCGCATATAATTCAGATGGGCACGTACTCAAAGGCGCTTGGCTCAATTGGCGGCTTTGTGGCATGTTCAAGCGTTATAACCGACTATCTAATCAACACGGCACGAGGGTTTATATTTTCTACCGCCCTACCCTCTTATGTTGCCGCAGCATCAATTGCCGCTATTGAGTTTGTGATGAAAAATCCGGAAATCATAAACCAACTTATGAACAATATAAGATTTTTAAAAACCGCTCTAAAAGACATTGGAATTTCAGTTAACCCATCTGATACAGCCATCGTGCCGGTTTATCTTGACTCAGTAAAGGAAACGTTAAGAGTATCTGACTATCTGCAGCAAAAGGGATTCCGAGTTCCAGCAATCAGACCCAAAACGGTTAAGACCCCGCGATTAAGAATATCGGTTACGGCACTTCACACGGAATATGACCTTGTGTCACTTGCTGAGGCTATGAAAGAGGTGCTCGCTGTTACGTGA
- a CDS encoding response regulator, which produces MAKTLYNREQATDSVLKDKRIVIIDDFKDFRESLRRTLLGLGARSVDTVEEANDAISKISRTPYDIILCDYNLGEGKKDGQQIFEELSYKKKIGYSCMFIMTTAENTLRMVMGVMDYQPDGYLVKPFTTSDLVQRIKSADEKNSYFPT; this is translated from the coding sequence ATGGCCAAAACGCTGTATAATCGTGAACAGGCGACAGATAGTGTACTAAAAGACAAGCGGATTGTCATTATAGATGACTTTAAGGATTTCAGGGAGAGTTTGAGAAGGACTCTATTAGGTCTTGGCGCTCGTTCGGTTGACACTGTCGAGGAGGCAAATGATGCGATAAGCAAAATTTCCCGCACTCCTTACGATATTATCCTCTGTGACTATAACCTTGGAGAGGGGAAAAAAGACGGCCAACAGATATTTGAAGAGCTGTCTTATAAAAAGAAGATAGGCTATTCCTGCATGTTTATAATGACAACGGCGGAAAACACTTTAAGAATGGTCATGGGCGTGATGGATTATCAGCCGGATGGCTATTTAGTGAAGCCGTTTACTACCTCAGACCTAGTGCAGCGCATTAAATCTGCTGACGAAAAAAACAGTTATTTTCCGACATAG
- a CDS encoding Hsp20/alpha crystallin family protein, whose product MMFGRRLLGRNLLGFGLNPWGGYYGFEDAVSKVQNQIAERMSEAQKEINRVFSSIDKPSCGQIPAVNVWTKDDGAYLTCQIPGVTPEDMEISVTGKTLTLKGSRKVETNEEQQSYHRAERWTGNFVRTLSLPFDIDANKVDASFLKGTLNVTLPMAEAEKPRKIEIKAQ is encoded by the coding sequence ATGATGTTTGGACGACGTTTATTAGGAAGAAATTTACTGGGGTTTGGTTTGAACCCATGGGGAGGCTATTACGGCTTTGAGGATGCTGTGAGTAAGGTACAAAATCAGATAGCTGAGAGGATGTCTGAGGCACAGAAGGAAATCAACAGGGTCTTTTCAAGTATTGACAAGCCGTCCTGCGGGCAAATCCCAGCGGTAAATGTGTGGACAAAAGATGATGGGGCATATCTGACCTGCCAAATACCCGGAGTTACACCTGAGGATATGGAAATATCTGTGACCGGTAAAACGTTGACACTTAAGGGTTCACGCAAAGTTGAAACTAATGAGGAGCAACAGTCATATCACAGAGCAGAACGATGGACGGGTAACTTTGTAAGAACTCTGTCGCTGCCTTTTGACATTGACGCCAATAAGGTTGATGCCAGCTTTTTAAAGGGCACACTCAATGTGACACTGCCTATGGCAGAGGCGGAAAAACCGAGAAAAATTGAAATCAAAGCTCAATAA